In a single window of the Pieris rapae chromosome 9, ilPieRapa1.1, whole genome shotgun sequence genome:
- the LOC110999761 gene encoding vacuolar protein sorting-associated protein 13A — translation MFEGAVAGILNRLLGKYVQDLDTENLNVGIFSGNVNLTELKLKPEALYELDLPIDVKIGTIGKINLQIPWSGLYTQPVVVHIEDVLILVGPAISNSYFDPEREKRLTRAAKRKILQDLEAESEILKGPQNFFENLFTAIVNNLQIYIRNVHVRYEDSISSKDGPLACGLCLQSLSIETTNSKWKPAVTPANASTVYQMMRIESMSLYWNPTATALDDREIAHITPMQYYNWKHYMLTGLDKFSMHHEDFEFLLKPVTCKVKVLINRSGEARVPRLLVDAVLQDSALQLSRRQYLSIDNLLASFRRIQLNRKYRHLHPGVPLLKNIKRWWRYAYNVVLEQRVRPYTWAAIKKHRESYNIYKKTYKTLLRSPNDIELKMDLQKCEDNLPIISVVIAREQAKFELLNQEPDRIEVVETEFDWWNPLSDSENELDSVKSKAELCVKTERNKTLWSHLSSPEKKKVCELIGYVEGEPYKEKSKQCIEHKINLTLANSSLTLMNRNREVLVVTLTQFLMSLETRPSAKAYKFSVRADNIVVEGVSSDGELVQLLVTARENTLGTALALDIERNPINNHADLAITCLMEPLETVYIEHAITELINFYQTHSMSSDELLQEVTTAMEEAGNISKSVLTYAVSRKKVFNINVDVKGPCVIIPEHGCMHKPGRLMVIDINRIIIKTDLQPPNLVLEDATCMELEEKLYDRFHAECSFQILFCDWNEPWRESRKLGDSEHHLVPRVKSTLVFSTSIRKDYKLLPRYKLNISLSSLKLNISDRIIGFLLDYFDNLPIPVPNTVPVSFMDSGDYAEDFLDPDLVESLQLDRVLADPGYGELVKLRRKIVSAYFKRNREPESQLDGGHSHSPTVELLPPADLSDEEVEEYARSVDLPGFDDNVSPSNNIGTLLRFIIGEIVINLNRSNDQVDRPYIMLSVTKLCLDVALMAYGPAVQLSVGSALLTDKQHHSSTGQYLELLTSSEELFNLLYRKVRANCPEFRSHFHNVEHALVADTGDISILAHAPALATLIKYLEYIQRKIQQRHAINVTSVVLPKTQRLWDLLMEPEADPPVPPGATKFSYSMRVSCIRIRACQTEGAVEWRIVALESDCVFRANDRLVFRLYLGSLQADDLSEATLYPKLVWPDEDKVLEMKYVRSSSGVEARPRAELRIYVGRLHIVLFCSLIYNLQQFLELLIPTTAATEAAVAAERAAHEQAAELRTSVIRVSLAIEIHAPVLLLPQKPSSPNLLVFNLGDLKIENFFKTVNISQEASSPIQSPVIDNVLFKLDNITLSRAVMTLAGTLEVQEPILESISVRCDLKRTIGYVQVSNVAAYRDLLLCEADITMDTVNINIGQKDLATLFAVWTDNLSEGNYIGMIVPTSPIELAPTDEQVKKLQAFFAQGEPVRKESVMRFTLEGIELKLFSDLDEVLSSPVRDLNHGLAKLTSGEATVVFDYFSDNSVEMKASLQSLLVEDIRPDTSIAIRRIFQSQGGGSRSSGGIAVVRPALLELSVRRSSRAINVDLRVEKTRLNLAPPFLINLVRTLLSAMPGDKTMDGGVVNHGYVGDPPNRGNNNRTGRFPSSSDSTSGYYSTATSVPEERPSLSISIQCRQPEIMFFTDLNKTEGHALLLRTELIVDYSFHSNTESLVISLAGLQIMSKLQSKLKNLPPQLVLKPCDLEFSKSFKSIEEGVKVKLSVSEVNMHVAATTIHTVLDIIEEVSSELAVPDEKELFNFSTYNPQSEKHDEDLWAPKKVAPYLSFHTEDTYLQPKYPTGKVTETFVVTVPIVRIMFELEQTARIPVLLVKMSTELTISEWTGEARGSGGLRLQASVYNDHLSVWEPLIEPVVEDNKQSAWELIATIFQAKSYPMSARLIQNEQEESVSDNVPETKKKNKKRNEFGSETSADEADTDNEMTFIRSPYDKENKGYNVDFEASSMSFLRALDIDESNSDSEGEKMDKMSDAMGHLFMDSESSAEEVSNDEDSSAPEQSDKEEEQPETLIDGEEKKEEQKSVTVQEPEREDSVESTSEDNRLCTYVVLEARSLLSVTLGPSAARALRALSEAVLDRTAVVSAIVAPGLTLVNDIGPGSSVQLRTKTETDLAGNDKVLAEADYDLDTSRPSTPGYDTSGADLLDEMEKESKQEMTDISDEWDCFEGGFEYSAVGGASHTSPGAPPTADSLHRRLTDHTLHIKLQDFDNLTILCPQRALSKLHVLHPSKNGTRYYIAVERTSKFNNKKIVVRSPLQVRNETSYALELLYRQSELEAAGVECVGSVRNPFCGLLRLAVIAPDETFNVPLYVAYHCRLYVVPTNFESFKASSQGIWWMDLINDIGTPRDIMCPALEDNNSSVFAMRVLPVEGCQSSKINRSIPNLLIRIVAPLALHNRVPHALQAQVKISTEKSEKNAEDFKVRLEAGEKSHLYTLPPGKPIRFTLDVHYLGLPWTGGFTYLPDMNEKTISMTTECETEGGNKRLVIRARLEQAPTLRLLLYAPYWIINKTGLPLQIKGRSDVCYEVTEEPLLWCESGSRLCRRGERVRVRAHQSGWSRATRLYAESPGLLVCAHTERKINYRILLQVTLSELSPQLTKIVTLLPYFIVYNDTKKHLRFMEENETADLWIDLAPQQCTPFWPQTDSMAMHCKFRDSMVVSQHFPIAENHFTVLRMDKGSAISVEVTGGTDRPFTITYKPYRAGDSPVRIDNLCEDLFLKLHQTDSGQVALLSPYQSMLYTWDDPLKDRNLIWNIYNNKGKGFTADFSQDGYGEEKVCFHTVKQSTHVVTNSVTSKLSSTFKRLTPKSPELSTSSSDDSDMSDPPEHIPKTKKMRKDKVIVYWISYMDGYQRVFVLAQDERIAYQYRMSIYAERSNYEVFLALSSVSLSICVPTDNKVKELSYISISDSLPRWEVNVSNKWKQLAPDLTAWIEEKYQTEQKKCQLKEYLHIDLEKMQMTKPFFSELRRTYNPGVWLQLRKSETYTYCHMKLQRLQIDNQLHEAVFPSVLYPATLPAHLKSKRDKPCMEVQLLKQYRPSLNHDIYKNLKVVIQEYCVNLDRGFVNHAFDILNHWKVDEKPAVRLRADLALVHMPLPIIAVKGQTNAQRSVIFEFVHLSPIKLVLSLSSRGYTGDEGSPGRRFGAQKENRPKLFNSDLLEYLFNSWGSSLCDMKDVVLRMSYLELRNAPITIPALLDAASRHYWHQLVQQFYVLVLGLNILGNPYSYIGDFTKTLKYFYEPYMGSCSRRMSATSQAVLSGATRLLAAESPHLTTPYKSIKTTLGSKEIIDDLPSAVLEANKTNPASVALAVTGVIARPTLDICREVSRVALHRTGVDSAEAALRACAERSGGRLVARRRLPRECSTLEGIRPYSPSAARGAALLAQLSRGHYAETDVYVAHAHLSPTSLATVLVTTQHIFLVRLSSGRSSWTVEWVVKLEELIGVPILRDNKLILNIKQDELVSYFSTDEKFIEMNNPEVLNWLRSKIECALVQALEDKRYNSE, via the exons ATGTTTGAAGGCGCAGTGGCCGGTATTCTTAATCGGCTCTTGGGCAAATATGTCCAAGACCTCGATACTGAAAATCTTAATGTTGGCATCTTTAGtggaaatgttaatttaaccgAATTGAAGCTTAAGCCTGAAGCTCTG TACGAACTAGATCTCCCAATCGATGTGAAAATCGGTACAATTGgaaaaatcaatttacaaaTACCATGGTCGGGTCTGTACACACAGCCTGTGGTTGTTCACATAGAGGATGTCCTCATACTAGTCGGCCCAGCTATATCTAATAGCTATTTCGATCCAGAACGCGAGAAGCGTCTAACAAGAGCAGCGAAACGGAAGATCCTTCAGGATTTAGAGGCTGAGAGTGAGATACTTAAGGGACCTCAGAACTTCTTTGAGAATTTATTTACAGCTATCGTAAATAATCTTCAGATTTATATCAGGAACGTGCACGTGAGATATGAAGACTCCATCAGTTCTAAGGATGGGCCGCTTGCGTGTGGATTGTGTTTGCAGAGTTTGTCTATTGAGACTACGAACAG caAATGGAAGCCCGCGGTAACACCCGCTAACGCGTCCACGGTATATCAAATGATGCGTATTGAATCTATGTCTCTTTACTGGAATCCAACAGCAACGGCGTTAGATGACAGGGAGATAGCCCATATAACTCCAATGCAGTATTATAATTGGAAGCATTATATGCTCACTGGATTAGACAAGTTCTCGATGCATCACGAGGACTTCGAGTTTC tTTTAAAACCAGTTACTTGCAAAGTAAAGGTTCTTATTAACCGGTCTGGAGAGGCGCGAGTCCCGCGACTTTTGGTGGACGCGGTGCTTCAAGACAGCGCTTTACAGCTGTCAAGGCGGCAGTATCTCTCGATTGATAACCTCCTGGCTTCGTTTAGAAGGATACAGCTTAATAG AAAATATAGACATCTTCATCCCGGAGTACCATTActgaaaaacataaaaagatGGTGGAGATATGCCTACAACGTGGTTTTAGAACAACGTGTTCGTCCCTACACCTGGGCGGCAATTAAAAAGCACAGGGAAagctacaatatttataagaaaacttATAAGACTCTACTGAGAAGTCCAAATGATATAGAATTAAAGATGGATTTGCAGAAATGTGAGGATAACTTACCGATTATATCGGTAGTTATAGCGAGGGAACAGGCGAAGTTTGAG CTTCTTAACCAAGAACCAGATAGAATTGAAGTGGTAGAGACGGAATTTGATTGGTGGAATCCACTATCGGATTCTGAGAACGAACTTGACAGCGTCAAGTCAAAGGCTGAGCTTTGCGTTAAAACTGAGAGGAATAAAACATTGTGGAGCCATCTCTCGAGTCCCGAGAAGAAAAAGGTCTGTGAGCTGATCGGATATGTGGAGGGTGAACCTTATAAGGAGAAATCTAAACAATGCATTG AGCACAAAATAAACCTAACTCTGGCGAACAGCTCATTGACATTGATGAATAGGAATAGAGAAGTTCTAGTGGTCACTCTTACTCAATTTCTCATGTCTCTCGAAACAAGACCGTCTGCTAAAGCATACAag ttttcaGTTCGAGCAGATAACATAGTCGTCGAAGGCGTGTCGTCAGATGGCGAGTTGGTTCAGTTATTGGTCACTGCGCGAGAAAACACTCTTGGAACCGCCTTAGCATTGGATATTGAAAGAAACCCAATTAATAATCATGCGGATTTAGCAATAACTTGCCTCATGGAGCCTTTAGAGACGGTTTATATTGAG CATGCTATAACGGaacttattaatttctatCAAACCCATTCAATGAGTTCCGACGAGTTATTGCAAGAAGTTACGACGGCTATGGAAGAAGCAGGAAATATCAGTAAATCGGTCTTAACTTATGCTGTTAGTAGAAAGAAAGTGTTTAACATCAATGTGGATGTAAAAGGACCATGTGTTATTATACCTGAACATGGTTGTATGCATAA gcCGGGACGTCTAATGGTAATCGATATTAACCGAATCATAATAAAGACTGACTTGCAACCACCAAACTTAGTTCTGGAAGATGCTACATGTATGGAACTCGAAGAAAAGTTATACGATCGTTTCCATGCAGAATGCTCATTCCAG ATTCTATTCTGCGATTGGAACGAACCGTGGCGAGAGTCTAGGAAACTTGGAGATTCTGAACATCATCTCGTACCAAGGGTTAAGAGCACATTAGTTTTTTCAACCAGTATAAGGAAAGATTATAAACTTCTTCCGAG ATACAAATTGAATATTTCACTGTCGAgtctcaaattaaatatttctgatcGGATCATTGGATTTCTTTTGGACTACTTCGATAATCTGCCGATTCCTGTACCTAACACCGTTCCTGTATCCTTCATGGATTCTGGCGATTATGCGGAAGACTTCCTGGACCCAGATTTGGTAGAGTCTCTGCAATTGGACAGGGTCCTAGCCGACCCTGGTTACGGAGAGCTGGTTAAGTTAAGAAGGAAGATAGTTTCTGCGTACTTCAAGAGGAATAG AGAACCAGAAAGCCAGCTAGACGGCGGTCACTCTCATTCTCCTACCGTCGAACTTCTTCCGCCGGCAGACCTCAGTGATGAAGAAGTAGAGGAATATGCACGATCTGTGGACCTTCCTGGCTTCGACGATAACGTATCACCTAGCAACAATATTGGGACGCTTCTACGATTTATTATTG GTGAGATTGTAATAAATCTCAACCGATCCAACGATCAAGTGGACCGACCTTACATCATGTTAAGCGTAACAAAGCTGTGCCTCGACGTGGCTCTAATGGCCTATGGTCCCGCAGTACAATTGTCAGTTGGATCAGCGTTGCTTACAGATAAGCAGCACCACAGCAGTACTGGGCAATACTTGGAGTTGTTGACTAGTAGTGAAGAGCTGTTTAACTTACTTTATAGAAAG GTTCGTGCAAACTGTCCGGAGTTCCGCTCACATTTCCACAACGTAGAACATGCGCTAGTGGCCGATACAGGGGACATCTCTATACTAGCGCATGCTCCGGCTCTGGCCACTCTCATCAAGTACTTGGAGTATATACAAAGAAA AATACAACAACGTCACGCTATAAATGTAACAAGCGTGGTGTTGCCGAAGACACAACGATTGTGGGACCTTCTTATGGAACCTGAGGCCGACCCACCCGTGCCACCTGGAGCAACAAAATTTAGTTATTCTATGCg GGTATCCTGTATACGAATTCGTGCGTGTCAAACAGAAGGCGCTGTGGAATGGCGAATCGTCGCATTGGAGAGTGACTGCGTTTTTCGCGCCAACGATCGACTTGTCTTTCGCCTTTACCTTGGTTCTTTGCAAGCTGACGATTTATCTGAAGCCACGCTCTATCCGAAG TTGGTATGGCCTGACGAAGACAAAGTATTGGAAATGAAATATGTACGTTCATCGAGTGGTGTTGAAGCGAGACCCCGGGCAGAGCTACGTATATACGTAGGTCGACTACACATCGTGTTGTTCTGCTCCCTTATATACAATTTGCAG CAATTTCTTGAACTCCTCATACCTACTACGGCGGCGACTGAAGCGGCTGTCGCGGCGGAGAGAGCGGCCCACGAACAAGCAGCGGAATTGCGAACTTCTGTCATCAGAGTCAGTCTGGCTATTGAG ataCATGCGCCAGTTTTGTTGCTGCCTCAAAAGCCATCGTCGCCTAATTTGTTGGTTTTCAACTTAG GTGATCTCAAGATAGAGAACTTCTTCAAGACAGTGAATATAAGCCAAGAAGCTTCCAGTCCTATTCAAAGTCCTGTCATTGATAACGTTTTATTCAAACTGGACAATATCACTCTGTCCAGAGCTGTCATGACTTTAGCTGGTACTTTAGAAGTGCAG GAACCAATCCTAGAGTCTATATCAGTGCGTTGTGACTTAAAACGTACAATTGGGTACGTTCAAGTATCAAACGTCGCCGCGTATCGGGACTTACTTCTGTGTGAAGCAGATATTACGATGGACAccgttaatattaatattggaCAGAAGGACTTGGCTACGCTCTTCGCTGTATGGACTGACAATTTGAGCGAAGGCAATTATATTG GTATGATTGTGCCAACTTCGCCTATAGAGTTGGCACCAACAGATGAGCAAGTTAAAAAGTTGCAAGCTTTTTTTGCGCAAGGGGAACCTGTGCGTAAGGAGTCTGTCATGAG ATTCACCCTTGAAGGAATAGAACTAAAATTATTCTCAGACCTCGACGAAGTCCTTAGTTCTCCAGTGCGTGACTTAAACCACGGCCTAGCGAAATTAACATCGGGAGAAGCAACTGTGGTGTTCGATTACTTTTCAGACAATAGTGTTGAGATGAAAGCCAGTCTGCAGAGTCTACTCGTTGAAGATATTCGACCTGATACAAGTATTGCTATACGAAG AATCTTCCAATCCCAAGGCGGTGGATCCCGCTCATCCGGTGGAATAGCCGTAGTGCGGCCAGCGTTACTTGAGCTCTCTGTGCGAAGATCGTCCCGTGCCATTAATGTCGATCTTAGAGTGGAAAAGACGAGACTGAATTTGGCTCCGCCCTTTTTGATCAATTTAGTCAGGACTCTTCTCAGCGCTATGCCTG GTGATAAAACCATGGACGGTGGTGTGGTAAACCATGGCTACGTAGGTGATCCACCTAACCGTGGTAACAATAACAGAACTGGAAGGTTTCCCAGTTCGAGTGATTCTACTAGTGGTTATTATTCTACGG CAACGTCGGTGCCCGAAGAGAGACCCAGTCTATCCATATCCATACAATGTCGACAACCCGAGATAATGTTCTTCACCGACCTTAATAAAACTGAAGGCCACGCCCTTCTTCTCAGGACAGAGCTGATCGTGGATTACTCATTCCACTCCAACACTGAATCCTTAGTAATATCCCTCGCTGGGCTTCAAATTATGTCCAAACTTCAgtcaaaattgaaaaatcttCCACCCCAGCTTGTACTGAAGCCGTGTGATCTTGAGTTCTCAAAGAGCTTTAAGAGTATCGAGGAAGGGGTCAAAGTAAAGTTGTCGGTGTCGGAAGTCAACATGCACGTCGCAGCGACGACGATACACACTGTTTTAG ACATAATCGAGGAAGTGTCCTCGGAGCTGGCAGTACCGGATGAAAAGGAGCTATTCAACTTCTCAACTTATAATCCCCAATCGGAGAAGCATGACGAGGATCTCTGGGCTCCGAAGAAGGTTGCTCCATATCTCTCTTTCCATACTGAAGACACGTACCTACAGCCAAAGTATCCCACTGGAAAAGTTACAGAGACATTCGTAGTTACTGTCCCTATAGTGCGCATCATGTTTGAACTTGAGCAGACTGCAAGGATTCCGGTTCTGTTAGTTAAG ATGTCTACCGAGCTAACAATATCGGAATGGACAGGCGAGGCACGCGGATCGGGAGGACTGCGTCTTCAGGCCAGTGTATATAATGATCATTTGTCTGTATGGGAGCCACTTATAGAGCCTGTGGTAGAAGATAACAAACAGAGCGCATGGGAACTCATTGCTACTATATTCCAG gcgAAATCGTACCCAATGTCGGCACGTTTGATTCAAAACGAGCAAGAAGAATCAGTATCAGACAATGTCCcagaaacaaagaaaaagaacaaaaaacgCAATGAATTTGGATCGGAGACGTCTGCAGATGAGGCTGACACAGATAATGAGATGACTTTTATACGTAGTCCTtatgataaagaaaataaggGCTATAACGTCGACTTTGAAGCTAGCAGTATGTCGTTCTTAAGGGCATTGGATATTGACGAATCAAATTCGGACAGCGAAGGAGAGAAGATGGATAAAATGTCCGATGCCATGGGACATTTGTTTATGGA cAGTGAATCAAGTGCTGAAGAAGTCAGCAATGATGAAGACTCCTCGGCTCCAGAACAGAGTGATAAAGAAGAAGAACAGCCTGAAACTCTTATTGATGGAGAGGAGAAAAAAGAAGAGCAAAAATCGGTTACAGTTCAG GAACCAGAAAGAGAAGATAGCGTGGAGTCGACGTCTGAAGATAATCGTTTATGCACATACGTGGTGTTGGAAGCACGATCTCTGCTCTCAGTGACTTTGGGACCTTCCGCCGCGCGTGCACTTAGAGCACTAAGTGAGGCTGTATTGGACCGAACAGCTGTGGTATCTGCAATTGTTGCTCCGGGTTTGACCCTCGTTAATGATATAG GGCCTGGTTCCTCGGTGCAACTGAGAACTAAAACCGAAACAGACTTGGCTGGTAACGACAAAGTTCTCGCAGAAGCTGACTATGACCTTGATACCAGCAGACCTAGCACTCCAG gTTACGATACATCCGGCGCAGACTTGCTGGATGAAATGGAAAAAGAATCTAAGCAAGAGATGACGGATATAAGTGACGAATGGGACTG TTTCGAAGGTGGCTTCGAATATAGTGCAGTGGGCGGAGCATCTCATACTTCTCCTGGAGCACCGCCTACCGCAGACTCCTTACATCGACGTCTCACAGACCATACGCTGCACATCAAACTTCAAGACTTCGATAACCTTACT ATTCTATGTCCTCAACGTGCGTTGTCCAAGCTACATGTCTTACATCCAAGTAAAAACGGTACGCGATACTACATTGCTGTCGAAAGAACATCCAAGTTCAACAACAAGAAGATTGTTGTTAGATCTCCTTTACag GTTCGCAACGAAACGTCATACGCCCTGGAATTATTGTACCGACAATCAGAACTAGAAGCAGCCGGTGTAGAATGCGTGGGCTCAGTGAGGAATCCATTCTGCGGACTTCTACGCCTTGCCGTTATTGCACCAGACGAAACATTCAACGTTCCTCTTTACGTAGCTTATCACTGTAGACTCTATGTTGTACCTACTAATTTCGA AAGTTTCAAAGCAAGTTCACAAGGCATTTGGTGGATGGACCTCATCAATGACATTGGAACTCCTCGAGACATAATGTGTCCAGCGTTGGAAGACAACAATTCCAGTGTATTTGCTATGAGAGTATTGCCTGTAGaag gATGCCAATCGagcaaaataaatagatcaaTTCCGAACTTACTGATACGCATCGTAGCGCCATTGGCATTGCATAACAGGGTACCACATGCCCTACAAGCCCAGGTCAAAATTTCCACGGAAAAGTCAGAAAAAAATGCGGAAGACTTTAAGGTGAGGTTGGAAGCTGGAGAAAAATCGCATTTGTATACGTTACCTCCTGGAAAGCCGATAAGGTTCACGTTAGACGTTCATTACTTAGGCTTACCTTGGACTGGAGGATTTACCTATTTACCTG atatGAACGAGAAGACGATAAGTATGACGACAGAATGCGAGACGGAGGGTGGTAATAAACGGCTTGTGATTCGAGCGCGGTTAGAGCAAGCACCCACTTTGAGGCTACTGTTGTACGCGCCCTATtggataattaataaaactggaTTACCACTACAGataaag GGTCGATCAGATGTTTGCTACGAAGTAACAGAAGAGCCATTACTATGGTGTGAGAGTGGATCGCGTTTGTGTCGCCGTGGTGAAAGAGTACGGGTACGCGCACATCAGTCGGGGTGGTCGCGAGCTACGCGATTGTACGCAGAGTCCCCGGGTCTGTTGGTCTGTGCTCACACTGAGAGGAAGATAAATTATCGGATATTGCTGCAA gTGACCCTATCTGAACTATCTCCTCAACTGACAAAGATCGTGACCCTCTTGCCATACTTCATTGTTTACAATGACACCAAGAAGCATTTGCGTTTCATGGAGGAAAATGAAACGGCTGATCTGTGGATAGACTTAGCTCCACAGCAATGTACACCGTTTTGGCCGCAAACTGACTCTATGGCCATGCATTGCAAGTTCCGGGACTCTATGGTCGTGTCCCAACACTTTCCTATTGCTGAGAACCATTTCACTGTTCTGAGGATGGATAAAGgc TCAGCTATCAGCGTGGAGGTAACAGGTGGTACAGACCGACCGTTTACGATCACTTACAAGCCATATCGCGCAGGCGATTCACCTGTACGTATCGACAATTTATGTGAAGATCTCTTCCTGAAGTTACATCAG ACGGATTCGGGACAAGTGGCGTTACTCAGTCCCTATCAATCAATGTTATACACTTGGGATGATCCCCTGAAGGATAGAaatcttatttggaacatcTACAATAACAAGGGTAAAGGTTTCACCGCTGATTTCTCGCAAGATGG TTACGGCGAAGAGAAAGTTTGTTTCCACACAGTAAAACAGTCAACACATGTCGTAACTAATAGTGTGACATCTAAGCTTTCTTCCACTTTTAAACGACTTACTCCCAAATCCCCCGAACTATCCACTTCCAGCAGTGACGACTCCGATATGTCAGATCCACCGGAACATATACCTAAGACCAAGAAAATGAGGAAAGATAAGGTTATCGTGTACTGGATATCTTATATGGACGGTTATCAAAGAGTTTTCGTACTAGCCCAAGATGAACGTATAGCGTATCAATACAGAATGAGCATATATGCTGAAAGAAGCAATTACGAAGTATTCTTGGCCTTGTCCAGCGTCAGTCTTTCCATTTGCGTTCCGACTGACAACAAAGTAAAGGAATTATCCTATATCAGTATATCGGATTCACTTCCACGCTGGGAAGTCAACGTTAGCAATAAATGGAAACAGTTAGCTCCAGACCTCACAGCTTGGATAGAAGAGAAATACCAAACTGAGCAAAAGAAATGTCAACTCAAAGAATATCTCCACATAGACTTGGAAAAGATGCAAATGACGAAACCATTCTTTTCTGAACTAAGAAGAACATATAACCCTGGAGTCTGGTTACAGTTACGCAAATCTGAAACCTACACCTACTGTCATATGAAACTACAACGGCTGCAAATAGACAATCAGTTGCACGAAGCAGTATTCCCAAGTGTCTTATATCCTGCTACATTGCCAGCCCATTTAAAATCAAAGAGAGATAAACCATGTATGGAAGTCCAGCTTTTGAAACAGTATCGGCCGTCATTAAACCATGACATCTACAAAAACTTGAAAGTTGTGATACAAGAGTATTGTGTGAATTTAGATAGAGGTTTTGTGAACCACGCATTTGATATACTGAATCACTGGAAGGTGGATGAAAAACCAGCGGTGAGGTTAAGGGCCGATTTGGCGCTTGTTCATATGCCTCTTCCGATCATAGCCGTGAAAGGACAGACAAATGCTCAAAGGAGTGTTATCTTTGAGTTTGTACATTTGTCACCGATCAAATTGGTTCTTAGTTTGTCATCTAGAGGGTATACGGGTGATGAAGGAAGCCCCGGTAGACGATTTGGAGCTCAGAAGGAAAACAGACCGAAGTTGTTTAACAGCGATTTGTtggagtatttatttaattcctgGGGATCATCTTTGTGTGACATGAAAGATGTCGTTTTAAG AATGAGCTACCTAGAGCTAAGGAATGCTCCAATAACAATACCGGCATTACTGGATGCCGCATCACGTCACTACTGGCACCAGCTTGTCCAGCAGTTCTACGTACTTGTTTTAGGACTGAATATCCTTGGAAATCCTTACAGCTACATTGGGGACTTTACTAAGACTTTGAAATACTTTTATGAGCCGTATATg GGTTCCTGTTCTCGTCGCATGTCTGCTACGTCTCAAGCTGTGCTAAGCGGCGCTACTCGACTGCTAGCAGCAGAGTCACCCCACCTTACCACTCCCTATAAATCCATAAAAACGACACTGG GCAGCAAAGAAATTATAGATGACTTGCCTAGCGCTGTGCTAGAGGCCAACAAAACTAACCCTGCGAGTGTTGCACTTGCCGTCACTGGAGTTATTGCAAGGCCTACGCTGG acATATGCCGAGAAGTATCTCGTGTGGCTTTGCACCGAACGGGCGTCGATAGTGCTGAAGCGGCGCTGCGAGCGTGCGCGGAGCGGTCCGGCGGAAGGCTCGTAGCCCGTCGAAGGCTTCCCCGAGAATGCTCTACCCTGGAG GGTATTAGACCATATAGCCCATCAGCAGCCCGCGGTGCAGCCCTTTTGGCACAATTATCCCGGGGCCATTACGCAGAAACGGATGTGTACGTGGCGCATGCACATCTCTCGCCGACATCGCTCGCTACCGTGCTCGTCACTACGCA ACACATATTCCTGGTCCGGCTGAGTAGTGGCAGAAGTTCGTGGACAGTTGAATGGGTCGTGAAATTAGAAGAATTAATCGGCGTACCCATACTAAGAGACAATAAACTTATTCTCAATATTAAACAG gaCGAGCTCGTGAGTTATTTCTCAACTGatgaaaaatttatagaaatgaaCAACCCTGAAGTATTGAACTGGCTTCGTAGCAAAATCGAGTGCGCGCTCGTACAAGCCCTGGAAGACAAGCGCTATAATAGTGAATAA